A single window of Onychomys torridus chromosome 8, mOncTor1.1, whole genome shotgun sequence DNA harbors:
- the LOC118588427 gene encoding keratin-associated protein 9-3-like, translated as MACCATSFCGFPTCSTGGTCGSSCCQPSCCEAGYGYGIGGGIGCGQEGGYGGVSYRVRWCRPDCRVEGTYLPPCCVVSCTPPTCCQLHHAQASCCRPSYCGQSCCRPACCCYCCLPSC; from the coding sequence ATGGCCTGCTGCGCTACTAGCTTCTGTGGCTTTCCCACATGCTCTACTGGTGGTACCTGTggctccagctgctgccagccaagctGCTGTGAGGCTGGCTATGGCTATGGCATCGGGGGTGGCATTGGCTGTGGCCAGGAGGGTGGCTATGGAGGCGTGAGCTACCGCGTTAGATGGTGCCGCCCAGACTGCCGCGTGGAGGGCACCTACCTGCCCCCCTGCTGCGTGGTGAGCTGCACACCCCCAACCTGCTGCCAGTTGCACCATGCCCAGGCCTCCTGCTGCCGCCCCTCCTACTGTGGACAGTCCTGCTGCCGTCCagcctgctgctgctactgctgcctgCCCAGCTGCTAA
- the LOC118588753 gene encoding keratin-associated protein 9-3-like, with product MACCATSFCGFPTCSTGGTCGSSCCQPSCCQTSCCQPSCSQSSCCQPSCCQSSCCQPSCSQSSCCQTSCCGTGSGQEGGSGGVSCRVRWCRPDCRIEGTCLPPCCVVSCTPPTCCQLHHAQASCCRPSYCGQSCCRPACCCYCCPPSCSEPSCCQPSCSEPTC from the coding sequence ATGGCCTGCTGCGCTACTAGCTTCTGTGGCTTTCCCACATGCTCCACTGGTGGCACTTGTggctccagctgctgccagcccagctgttGTCAgaccagctgctgccagcccagctgctccCAGTCCAGCTgttgccagcccagctgctgtcaatccagctgctgccagcccagctgctccCAGTCCAGCTGCTGTCAGACCAGCTGCTGTGGAACTGGCAGTGGCCAGGAGGGTGGCAGTGGAGGCGTGAGCTGCCGCGTTAGATGGTGCCGCCCAGACTGCCGCATAGAGGGCACCTGTCTGCCCCCCTGCTGCGTGGTGAGCTGCACACCCCCAACCTGCTGCCAGCTGCACCATGCCCAGGCCTCCTGCTGCCGCCCCTCCTACTGTGGACAGTCCTGCTGCCGTCCagcctgctgctgctactgctgcccGCCCAGCTGCTCTgagcccagctgctgccagcccagctgctctGAGCCCACCTGCTAA